A single region of the Fusarium fujikuroi IMI 58289 draft genome, chromosome FFUJ_chr05 genome encodes:
- a CDS encoding related to galactoside O-acetyltransferase, whose protein sequence is MAASSKNPERIAELRQSEAPIPCFNTGNSQEMMDYKLATKKKLLSFNDESIPDGSTLKSLKSRRMAIAKEMFGKLGQDVTIEPPFFLLWGCNIFIGNGVYMNREVSIHDNALVTIGDGVLIGPGVCICPGTHAADMQSRREAQGTSFALPIRIEADCWIGARATILPGVTIGRGATVAAGAVVIKDVEAETLVGGVPARFIRSLKGDSA, encoded by the exons ATGGCTGCATCAAGTAAGAACCCCGAACGTATCGCTGAACTCCGACAGAGTGAGGCGCCAATCCCATG CTTCAACACGGGCAACTCGCAGGAAATGATGGATTATAAATTAGCTACAAAGAAGAAACTGCTCTCTTTTAACGATGAGAGTATTCCAGATGGCAGCACCCTCAAATCGTTAAAATCAAGACGCATGGCAATAGCAAAAGAAATGTTCGGCAAACTAGGCCAAGACGTCACCATCGAGCCccccttctttctcctctggGGCTGCAACATATTCATCGGAAACGGCGTCTACATGAACAGAGA GGTATCGATTCACGACAACGCACTTGTAACTATAGGAGACGGTGTACTTATAGGTCCTGGGGTCTGTATCTGCCCAGGAACTCACGCTGCAGATATGCAAAGCCGGAGAGAAGCGCAAGGTACTTCGTTTGCGCTGCCGATACGTATCGAGGCGGATTGTTGGATAGGAGCTCGGGCTACGATATTGCCAGGTGTTACTATAGGGAGAGGAGCGACTGTTGCGGCGGGGGCCGTTGTTatcaaggatgttgaggCGGAGACGTTGGTGGGAGGAGTTCCGGCGAGGTTTATTCGGAGTTTGAAGGGTGATTCAGCATGA
- a CDS encoding related to allantoate permease gives MSSADITVQQSKANLAGDVERVEDIDGKAATTTPFTPEEEKKYLRKIDLWIVPLMMMTYTLQSYDKGVMSAATQFGFSKDLKLTAIIGHEKNGTPITDNKKYANASMMFYIGYLIGTYPMMYLTQRFSISRVVASATLLWGAVLMSTAACYNYPGIMVNRLFLGILESAVAPSFTVLVTFWWTREEQALRTSLWYACVGVATMVSPLINYGLGQTHGSLPSWKPMFLILGAATILWSAVLFFCLPDNPMTSRRLTDAEKEIAKYRLQRNNAGAISHEFNKSQFFEAFRDYKVYSSALIVMLTGVPSGALGTFGTMVINGFGFNHFESLALTCPIGAVTALSILIVGTITRRWCNTRYLCIVICASISISGALICWLGPRDNKGLLFAGIFLVAIQVASGGLAVGLSASNISGHTKKSTASASTFVGYCVGNVIGPVIFGASPGPGYRAGFTGSCICLCGVVVIAAATCFLLRRENTKRDKRTGRHSDILHDVDEDTTDMQKMDFRYVL, from the exons ATGAGTTCAGCCGACATCACAGTCCAACAGTCCAAGGCTAACCTTGCTGGCGATGTTGAAAGGGTTGAAGACATTGATGGCAAGGCCGCCACGACGACTCCCTTTACacctgaggaagagaagaagtatcTCCGGAAGATCGACCTCTg GATCGTCCCcctcatgatgatgacctaCACTCTCCAAAGTTATGATAAGGGCGTCATGAGCGCTGCCACACAATTTGGCTTCAGCAAAGACCTGAAGCTGACAGCAATCATTGGCCACGAGAAGAACGGCACTCCCATCACCGACAACAAGAAGTACGCCAACGCCTCCATGATGTTCTACATTGGCTACTTGATCGGCACCTACCCAATGATGTACCTAACGCAGCGCTTTTCCATCTCTCGTGTTGTTGCCTCTGCGACCTTGTTGTGGGGAGCTGTGCTCATGTCTACTGCTGCATGCTACAACTACCCGGGCATCATGGTCAACCGACTATTCCTTGGTATTCTGGAGTCAGCCGTCGCTCCATCTTTCACCGTGCTGGTTACCTTCTGGTGGACTCGGGAGGAGCAGGCTTTGCGAACATCGCTCTGGTATGCCTGCGTCGGTGTTGCAACCATGGTCTCGCCCCTCATAAATTACGGCCTTGGCCAGACACATGGATCTCTTCCTTCCTGGAAGCCCATGTTTCTTATTCTCGGCGCCGCTACTATCTTGTGGTCCGCCGTTCTATTCTTTTGCCTCCCTGACAACCCGATGACGTCCAGGCGCTTGACCGACGCCGAGAAAGAGATAGCAAAGTACCGCCTCCAGAGAAACAATGCTGGAGCCATCAGCCACGAATTCAACAAGTCTCAGTTCTTCGAGGCCTTTCGTGACTACAAGGTCTACAGCAGCGCTCTCATTGTTATGCTTACCGGTGTGCCATCTGGCGCCCTCGGAACTTTTGGCACCATGGTCATCAATGGCTTTGGTTTCAATCACTTCGAGTCTCTGGCTCTGACATGCCCTATTGGGGCGGTCACTGCCCTTAGTATTCTTATTGTTGGTACTATCACCCGCAGGTGGTGCAACACCCGATACCTATGCATCGTTATCTGCGCCTCTATCTCGATCAGCGGAGCTCTGATCTGCTGGCTGGGACCGAGGGATAATAAGGGTCTCTTATTTGCAGGGATCTTCCTCGTTGCCATTCAGGTCGCTTCCGGTGGTCTGGCCGTTGGTCTATCGGCATCCAACATTTCAGGTCACACCA AAAAGTCAACTGCCAGTGCTTCGACCTTTGTTGGATATTGTGTTGGAAACGTCATCGGCCCTGTCATCTTTGGCGCATCTCCCGGCCCCGGATATCGTGCAGGGTTTACTGGCAGCTGTATCTGCCTATGTGGCGTGGTTGTCATTGCAGCGGCTACATGCTTTTTGCTGCGCAGGGAGAACACGAAGAGGGACAAGAGAACCGGCCGTCATTCAGATATTCTGCATGATGTTGACGAGGATACTACGGATATGCAGAAGATGGATTTCAGATACGTCCTGTAA
- a CDS encoding retrotransposon HobS hobase yields the protein MSPGYAGYSSVWMFTDRASGFTWDYYATDRTTPAILSALKGFLNMMEVQYSKKVKVIECDNEITTTHPRVYAEIVQQGIRCEPSAPNTQAQNGGAERVAAVIIQKSRAMRAGAKIPEYLWPESIKAATYLYNRTPSVRKQHKSPYEIFHLECVAEQSAKPDLSHLRAYGCKAFALTKDAQLQRNRLHRQTPRGWIGYLVGYTSSNSYRIWNPLNKEVFSTRDVTFNEHQCFDGNTATLRDDLRAEDLAAIEKRIKELISLQQTQPNPWQRHLANEEPDEITDENVEFISPEADNSVKTGEESEPYTQFRFELLPTPPESPPSGFFHAIEDDLKVKRGGEPVSRTLAEMQARNRIPFNAAFLAGTLQHKIYVGTRRKTQGRKSQESLASSENSPEGGSLPQPLNQSSAGKREAQRDRISSALGEEKGPYVGTHWKLLERLPSSHTNIKSHPYRDAIQKAEEAHLESHKLSQSWIEVAKTTAKGHRILGCHWVYVYKLDKHGRFLKIKARLVVRGDQQAKDGRDTYAATLAGMSFRVLMAIATRFDYEMLQYDAVNAFVQSTLDEDIYMEMPMGYRKPGVVLKLQKALYGLRRSPLLWQKHFEKGLLHTGFRRVLGEDCCWVQGDIVFFFYVDDCVLCYPKEQEEKAKDLMKKLQEIYHIEGGKTLQWFLGIEVVRDRPNRRLWLSQAVYIDKMRRLLPDPLPRYRAVVPMAQEELLPHTESSSPKSINSYQRKVGTIMYAAVMTRPDVAFAASRLARFNQNPGPQHHEAADRALWYLTQTKDLALQFGSDDNSLVDGLLVASDASFADNSVDRRSSQAFAMQLFGGVISWRANKQDTVTTSTTEAELLALSQAAKEAIFASRLISSLQVNLEDKIPRRGPAKPPKVTIQCDNLQTIRLVKEELVKLRTKLRHVQIYNHWLRQEVANGTVDVIYTPSTQLIADGLTKNLTSEKFQNFLKQLGLAEITAIRRQTEIISD from the coding sequence ATGTCACCAGGATATGCAGGCTATAGTTCGGTATGGATGTTCACAGACAGAGCATCAGGGTTTACCTGGGACTATTATGCAACCGATCGGACAACCCCCGCCATCCTCTCGGcgctaaaaggcttcttaaatatGATGGAAGTACAGTACTCCAAGAAAGTGAAGGTGATCGAATGCGACAATGAGATCACGACGACCCATCCACGAGTGTACGCCGAGATAGTTCAGCAAGGAATACGATGTGAACCATCTGCTCCAAACACACAGGCTCAGAATGGTGGTGCGGAAAGAGTAGCTGCAGTTATTATCCAGAAAAGCAGGGCAATGAGGGCAGGTGCAAAAATTCCGGAATACCTCTGGCCTGAATcaataaaggcagccacCTATCTCTACAACCGTACGCCGTCGGTTCGGAAACAGCACAAGTCACCGTATGAGATATTCCACTTGGAGTGCGTAGCCGAGCAGTCGGCGAAACCAGACCTATCACACCTCAGAGCATACGGATGTAAAGCGTTTGCACTAACAAAGGATGCACAACTGCAACGCAACAGATTGCATCGTCAAACCCCTAgaggatggattggataCCTAGTAGGATATACATCAAGTAATTCCTACAGGATCTGGAACCCGTTGAACAAGGAGGTATTCTCAACGCGGGATGTTACCTTCAATGAACACCAGTGCTTCGACGGAAACACGGCGACCCTTCGAGATGACCTACGGGCCGAAGACCTAGCGGCGATAGAGAAACGAATCAAGGAACTAATCTCACTTCAGCAAACTCAGCCTAATCCATGGCAGAGGCATCTGGCAAATGAAGAACCAGATGAAATTACTGACGAAAAtgtagaatttataagccctgAAGCCGACAACTCGGTGAAGACAGGCGAGGAATCGGAACCATACACCCAGTTCAGATTCGAGCTATTACCAACACCCCCGGAATCACCCCCATCGGGTTTCTTCCATGCAATAGAAGATGACCTGAAGGTGAAGAGGGGTGGTGAGCCAGTAAGTAGAACCCTCGCCGAGATGCAAGCGAGAAATCGTATTCCATTCAATGCAGCGTTCCTGGCAGGGACGCTGCAGCACAAAATATATGTGGGCACCCGACGGAAGACCCAAGGTCGCAAGAGTCAAGAGAGTCTGGCCAGCTCCGAGAACTCGCCggagggagggagcttacctCAGCCTCTAAACCAATCCAGTGCGGGAAAGCGGGAGGCCCaaagggataggataagctctgCACTGGGCGAGGAAAAGGGGCCCTATGTCGGTACACATTGGAAGCTCCTAGAGAGGCTCCCTAGCTCACATACTAACATAAAGAGTCATCCGTACCGGGATGCAATccagaaggcagaagaagctcatttGGAGAGCCACAAACTCTCTCAATCGTGGATAGAAGTAGCCAAGACCACGGCGAAGGGTCACCGAATACTCGGATGTCACTGGGTGTATGTCTACAAGTTAGATAAACACGgaagattcctaaaaatcAAGGCGAGATTGGTGGTCCGGGGAGACCAACAGGCGAAGGATGGCCGAGACACATACGCAGCTACACTGGCCGGAATGTCTTTCAGGGTTCTAATGGCAATTGCGACCAGATTTGACTACGAGATGCTCCAGTATGATGCAGTCAATGCATTCGTACAATCAACATTAGATGAAGACATATACATGGAAATGCCGATGGGTTACCGAAAACCCGGCGTGGTCCTCAAGCTACAAAAGGCATTGTATGGACTCCGAAGGTCACCTCTCTTATGGCAAAAACACTTtgagaaaggtctattacaCACGGGATTTCGCCGAGTACTCGGCGAGGACTGTTGTTGGGTCCAAGGcgatatagtatttttcttctatgtGGATGACTGCGTCCTCTGCTACCcgaaggaacaagaagaaaaggcaaaagatctaaTGAAGAAGTTGCAAGAGATATATCATATCGaaggaggcaagaccctACAATGGTTCTTAGGCATTGAGGTCGTAAGGGACAGACCGAACCGTCGCCTATGGCTCTCCCAAGCTGTATACATCGACAAAATGCGACGATTACTTCCAGACCCCCTACCGAGATACAGAGCAGTCGTCCCGATGGCACAAGAAGAGTTATTACCACATACCgaatcatcaagcccaaaaaGCATAAATAGTTACCAACGgaaagtaggtactattatgTATGCCGCGGTGATGACTCGCCCAGACGTCGCCTTTGCAGCTAGCCGATTAGCAAGATTTAACCAAAACCCGGGACCACAACATCATGAAGCGGCAGACAGAGCACTATGGTATCTTACCCAAACCAAGGACTTAGCCCTTCAATTCGGAAGTGATGACAACTCTTTGGTTGATGGGTTACTGGTAGCCTCAGATGCAAGCTTCGCCGACAACTCGGTGGACCGTCGAAGCTCACAGGCCTTTGCTATGCAACTGTTTGGAGGAGTAATAAGCTGGCGAGCAAATAAGCAAGATACTGTAACCACATCTACTACCGAGGCGgaattacttgccctatcacaagcagccaaagaggctatctttgcAAGCCGGCTTATATCCTCATTGCAAGTCAATCTGGAAGATAAGATCCCTCGGCGAGGCCCCGCCAAGCCACCGAAGGTGACTATCCAATGCGATAACTTACAAACTATTCGACTAGTCAAGGAGGAATTGGTCAAGCTGCGCACAAAGCTACGACATGTACAGATCTACAACCATTGGCTAAGACAAGAAGTAGCAAATGGGACAGTAGATGTGATATATACCCCATCAACTCAGCTAATAGCTGACGGCCTGACTAAGAACCTTACCAGTGAGAAATTCCAAAATTTTCTCAAGCAACTAGGGCTCGCCGAGATCACAGCGATTAGACGGCAGACAGAAATCATTTCAGATTAG
- a CDS encoding related to poly(3-hydroxybutyrate) depolymerase produces MLLSALSACIEARLVHGRCRDLSSGQSPGHVSNVSITSSGQERSFLVFIPPGYSKDQPTPAILSYHGGVRDAEDQLHLDQLTSPDFNPGSLVIYPQGIQDTWQGVPGVKTDDVKFTADILDYVESHYTVDKRRIYATGKSDGGGFTNVLACDADMSLRFAAFAPVSGAFYIDTSSCNPDTVSVPCNAQRDNIPFIEFHGGNDTTIRYDGGARKKECLPSIPHFIQQWALRDDLGSSNQETNIAPNTIRYRFGSGSTAGLVEHYFESDIGHDWPSTVPNDDNQRSGHHVASYNATPIIVDFFSRHSL; encoded by the exons ATGCTTCTCTCGGCGTTGTCCGCCTGTATTGAGGCCAGACTGGTTCATGGGCGTTGTCGAGACCTATCCTCAGGCCAATCCCCGGGCCATGTCTCCAACGTCAGCATCACCAGTAGCGGCCAGGAACGCAGTTTTCTCGTTTTCATTCCCCCAGGATATAGCAAAGAccaaccaacaccagccatCCTTTCCTACCATGGGGGCGTTAGGGATGCAGAAGACCAGCTGCACCTCGATCAGCTTACCAGCCCGGACTTCAACCCGGGATCACTTGTCATCTATCCTCAGGGTATTCAG GACACATGGCAAGGTGTTCCCGGTGTCAAGACAGACGATGTCAAATTCACCGCAGATATCCTAGATTACGTCGAGTCTCATTACACGGTAGACAAACGTCGTATTTATGCTACAGGAAAGTCTGACGGCGGTGGCTTCACCAACGTCCTAGCCTGTGACGCCGACATGTCTCTCCGCTTTGCAGCGTTCGCACCCGTATCGGGAGCCTTCTACATCGACACTTCATCATGCAACCCAGATACGGTCTCTGTTCCATGCAATGCACAACGCGATAATATACCCTTCATAGAGTTCCACGGTGGTAACGACACAACCATCCGCTATGACGGCGGAGCGCGCAAGAAGGAGTGCTTACCTAGTATTCCGCATTTCATTCAGCAATGGGCTTTGCGCGACGATCTCGGGAGCAGCAATCAAGAAACCAACATCGCACCCAACACGATTCGTTACCGTTTTGGCAGCGGCTCGACGGCGGGTTTGGTTGAGCACTATTTTGAGTCGGATATTGGCCATGATTGGCCAAGCACGGTGCCAAACGACGACAATCAGCGCTCTGGCCACCATGTTGCCAGCTACAACGCTACGCCTATCATCGTCGATTTCTTCTCACGGCATTCCTTGTGA
- a CDS encoding probable cutinase transcription factor 1 beta has translation MLILDLVNHVPGRLLLQTEVGTQPLDSVIVCLLALSTDETCHNSAIRDAGYDTRSTREELSVALESRPVNSLTRSEDNHDQFAEKGVVDDPKLPDDSPDTYLGDKRGPRCTVYDICDAVSPQDSIPYLPPKGTLHTLHKPHQVEYMRSEGALTTLPTDVCDDMIWTYFKHVHFFLPIVDAEGFLNDYHGQGPHKKHDLLFWSMMLAATNFADADLLRRFNFPSRKAMKAAMYERAKCLYDLDRSTEKLKLIQSVMLLSFWYTDPQDHTGAWYWIGIAISLAQGIGLHRNPRSSSRAPQIYPREQALRRRIWWSCVVRDRWVSLAKGHPMRIHGEDCDLPFPTSQDVLQELDSVTHDAKRRFIPADSAALTSLWLRLVRISDVLGGILRLHYRVSGPDPTMDDIDKYAQQIESLSATNSGIMDEWCDTLSIHAYQIDLFYQATVAILYRPYALNESAPPPTGTPIDWHKVALRRAREAAANTNALLQRLIELDAIKYLKPMIITAIIPAMQIHLSDCKSTTALIHALATHKMQLCMLVLSNLRMTYWSADVMYKLFDRAQKILGKTRASQSSSSDLSDPQPHLAASAQQSTNAGLVEPQAHTLMDNQCQSDGLLITDLNSMPQDTEQLWYSVSPQFSNVDQLLSPSFSLSEDIFQHFFSNVDAEVHGQHMSLMASEPVDDILYNTISF, from the exons ATGCTGATACTAGACCTCGTCAACCACGTACCAggtcgacttcttctccagacAGAGGTGGGTACCCAGCCTCTCGACTCTGTGATTGTATGTCTACTAGCCTTGTCAACAGACGAGACTTGTCACAATTCTGCGATACGAGATGCTGGATACGATACGCGTTCCACACGTGAGGAGTTGAGCGTCGCCTTGGAGTCCAGACCGGTGAACAGTCTGACCAGAAGCGAAGACAACCATGACCAGTTCGCTGAGAAGGGGGTGGTGGATGACCCCAAATTACCTGATGATAGCCCAGATACGTATCTAG GGGACAAACGTGGACCGCGCTGTACCGTGTACGATATATGTGATGCAGTCTCCCCACAGGACTCTATACCATACCTGCCGCCGAAAGGCACCCTCCATACTTTGCACAAGCCACATCAGGTGGAATACATGCGCTCAGAAGGAGCCTTGACCACATTGCCTACAGATGTCTGTGATGACATGATCTGGACCTACTTTAAGCATGTCCACTTCTTCCTACCAATAGTGGATGCTGAAGGCTTTCTCAATGATTATCACGGACAGGGACCGCACAAAAAGCACGACCTTCTGTTCTGGAGTATGATGTTGGCAGCAACGAAT TTTGCAGATGCTGATCTTCTGAGACGATTCAACTTCCCATCCAGGAAAGCTATGAAGGCTGCCATGTATGAACGTGCCAAG TGCTTATATGACCTCGATCGATCCACCGAGAAGCTGAAACTGATCCAGTCAGTTATGTTGTTAAGCTTCTGGTACACAGACCCGCAGGACCACACAGGAGCATGGTACTGGATTGGTATCGCCATATCCCTGGCACAGGGCATCGGTCTCCACCGGAACCCTCGATCCAGTAGTCGCGCTCCACAGATATATCCACGGGAACAAGCATTGAGGCGCCGTATCTGGTGGTCGTGCGTGGTTAGAGATCGCTGGGTCTCGTTGGCCAAGGGGCACCCCATGCGAATCCATGGTGAGGACTGCGACCTCCCATTTCCTACCTCCCAGGATGTCCTCCAAGAACTGGATTCTGTCACCCATGATGCAAAGAGACGGTTCATTCCGGCTGACTCTGCGGCCTTGACGAGTCTCTGGCTCCGACTCGTCCGTATCAGCGACGTTCTCGGTGGTATACTGCGACTTCATTACCGCGTGAGCGGACCAGACCCAACCATGGATGATATCGACAAGTATGCTCAGCAAATCGAATCATTGTCAGCCACAAACTCGGGGATTATGGATGAGTGGTGCGATACTCTTAGCATTCACGCCTACCAGATCGACTTGTTTTACCA aGCGACGGTTGCGATTCTGTACCGGCCGTATGCGCTTAATGAGTCTGCGCCTCCGCCTACAGGGACGCCTATAGACTGGCACAAAGTGGCTTTGCGTCGTGCTCGCGAGGCTGCGGCAAATACAAATGCCCTGTTACAGAGGCTAATAGAGCTTGACGCCATAAAGTACTTGAAACCAATGAT AATCACCGCCATCATCCCCGCCATGCAGATTCACCTGTCGGACTGCAAATCGACCACGGCTCTGATACATGCTCTTGCAACCCATAAGATGCAGCTATGTATGCTTGTACTCTCTAACCTCAGAATGACGTATTGGAGCGCCGATGTAATGTACAAGTTATTCGATCGGGCTCAAAAAATCCTGGGCAAGACAAGAGCCTCACAATCGAGCTCATCTGATCTTTCGGATCCCCAGCCACATTTAGCAGCTTCGGCCCAGCAAAGCACCAACGCGGGTCTGGTTGAGCCTCAGGCCCATACTTTGATGGACAATCAGTGCCAGTCAGACGGCCTTCTGATAACAGACTTGAATTCAATGCCCCAAGATACTGAACAGCTGTGGTACTCGGTTTCGCCGCAATTCAGCAACGTGGACCAGCTTCTTAGTCCCAGCTTTTCACTATCTGAAGATATCTTCCAGCATTTCTTCTCTAATGTCGATGCCGAGGTACACGGCCAACACATGTCATTAATGGCGAGTGAGCCTGTAGATGACATACTGTACAACACTATTTCATTCTAG
- a CDS encoding related to integral membrane protein PTH11, which translates to MTAFEAEIWTWYSLSWIIVIARMISRRMLLGSVKKLQVEDYLMIVAMFTDTVLMVGMSIISQTSSNLIDPSEHVVLDAQEIRTREYGSKWVLVVEQMQIVTIWTMKYCLLLMYNRLTMSLSQNLAVKFVAAYVTAGFVIMEILYLGVWCRPFNQYWAVPPKNTQCSAATNHLITNAVINITSDIMIILIPMPIFLKSQLPLKRKAVLIGVFALGAFTILSAILNKFYSFNEPFGSNWTFWYIRESSTAIITANLPYIWTLLRRIFKLGSFSGSTYGKSTNNPSKAYRSNFTNHRSVVRSQVRADHNLHQVDSEEEINATYALPLKIYAKHEIQITSEDAGPEDRRGPVGCIPDELMSHSKDSIRTDDVETNSERSAAGVVKVYHGV; encoded by the exons ATGACGGCGTTTGAGGCTGAGATATGGACTTGGTACAGTCTGTCGTGGATAATTGTCATTGCGAGAAT GATATCACGACGGATGTTACTGGGTTCAGTCAAGAAGCTACAAGTCGAGGATTACCTGATGATAGTAGCAATG TTTACCGATACCGTGTTGATGGTCGGAATGTCGATTATTTCGCAAACGAGCAGTAACCTCATCGATCCCAGCGAACACGTCGTCCTCGATGCCCAAGAGATCAGAACGAGAGAGTACGGATCGAAATGGGTCCTAGTCGTCGAACAAATGCAGATTGTCACCATTTGGACCATGAAGTACTGCTTGCTGCTCATGTACAACCGCCTCAC AATGAGTTTGAGCCAGAACTTGGCTGTCAAGTTTGTCGCCGCCTATGTCACTGCTGGTTTCGTCATCATGGAGATCTTGTACCTTGGTGTTTGGTGCCGTCCATTTAACCAGTACTGGGCTGTTCCCCCGAAGAACA CTCAATGTTCTGCTGCGACGaaccatctcatcaccaacgccgTCATCAACATTACGTCCGACATTATGATCATTCTCATCCCAATGCCAATCTTCCTCAAGTCCCAGCTCCCATTGAAGCGCAAGGCTGTCCTCATCGGCGTCTTTGCATTGGGTGCCTTCACT ATCCTCtccgccatcctcaacaagtTCTACAGTTTCAACGAACCCTTTGGCTCAAACTGGACATTCTGGTACATCCGCGAATCCTCCACCGCTATCATCACGGCCAACCTTCCCTACATCTGGACCCTCCTCCGccgcatcttcaagctcggcTCGTTCAGCGGCTCGACATACGGAAAGAGCACAAACAACCCCTCCAAAGCATACCGctccaacttcaccaacCATCGCTCCGTCGTGCGCTCCCAGGTCCGCGCGGATCATAACCTGCATCAGGTCGacagcgaggaagagatcaacgCCACTTACGCTCTACCGCTCAAGATCTACGCTAAGCACGAGATTCAAATCACGAGTGAAGATGCTGGTCCTGAGGATAGGAGGGGACCTGTGGGGTGCATCCCTGATGAGTTGATGAGCCATAGCAAGGATAGCATACGGACCGACGATGTAGAGACCAACTCTGAAAGATCGGCTGCCGGTGTTGTCAAGGTCTATCACGGCGTATAG
- a CDS encoding probable thioredoxin — MVHHITSNDELQKLLSSTTYVAVDFFADWCPPCKAIAPVYEQLATKHSVDNVLAFAKVNVDHVQDAARQYGITAMPTFLFFKEGKQVAVNGQVEIKGADPRSLGAAAEKLGGLAQKRVSGA; from the coding sequence ATGGTGCATCACATCACTTCAAACGACGAGCTTCAAAAGCTGctctcgtcaacaacatACGTCGCCGTCGACTTCTTCGCAGACTGGTGTCCCCCTTGCAAAGCCATCGCGCCCGTCTACGAGCAACTCGCCACCAAGCACAGCGTCGACAACGTCCTCGCCTTTGCAAAAGTCAACGTAGACCACGTGCAAGACGCCGCGCGACAGTACGGCATAACAGCCATGCCGAcgttcctcttcttcaaggagGGGAAGCAGGTCGCTGTCAACGGGCAGGTTGAGATCAAGGGTGCTGACCCAAGGAGTCTgggggctgctgctgagaagttGGGGGGACTAGCGCAGAAGAGGGTTTCTGGAGCGTAG